In Wenyingzhuangia fucanilytica, the following are encoded in one genomic region:
- the hpt gene encoding hypoxanthine phosphoribosyltransferase, whose protein sequence is MLQIHDKVFEPYITKQKLSNAVESIANKIALDCKNETPLFLGVLNGSFMFCSDLLKAYKTPCEISFIKLASYQQTKSTGKVNQLIGLNEDLTNRTVIVVEDIIDTGNTLEKIVALLKQTSAKEVKIATLFLKPTVYNKDIKIDYTGLEIPNRFILGYGMDYDGLGRNLDEVYVLKD, encoded by the coding sequence ATGTTACAAATTCACGATAAAGTATTCGAGCCTTATATAACAAAGCAAAAACTTTCTAACGCAGTAGAATCAATAGCCAATAAAATTGCTTTAGATTGTAAAAATGAAACGCCCCTATTTTTAGGAGTTTTAAATGGATCGTTTATGTTTTGCAGTGACTTATTAAAAGCATACAAGACACCTTGTGAAATTAGCTTCATCAAATTAGCATCCTATCAACAAACAAAATCTACAGGAAAAGTAAACCAATTAATAGGTTTAAACGAAGATTTAACCAACAGAACGGTAATTGTGGTAGAAGACATTATTGACACTGGAAACACCTTAGAAAAAATAGTAGCATTACTAAAACAAACCTCAGCAAAAGAAGTTAAAATTGCCACACTTTTCTTAAAACCAACTGTTTATAACAAAGACATTAAAATAGATTATACTGGACTAGAAATTCCAAATCGTTTTATTTTAGGATATGGAATGGACTATGACGGATTGGGTAGAAATCTTGATGAAGTATATGTTTTAAAAGACTAA
- the secDF gene encoding protein translocase subunit SecDF encodes MQNKGLIRLFAILFGLVSLYSLSFTFFANKVEKEALTYATANAKENDGREIAKLEKKYLDSVANIPGVLGFGDFTYNDIKDKEINLGLDLKGGINATLQVSVKDILIGLSNDSKNPIFNQALEAATAAQKNSSSSYFELFYQEFEKIAGDTKLSDPSIFGTKNLREKITFNTTNAEAKDILAGEIDASISTAFQVLRSRIDKFGVTQPNIQRIGTSGRILIELPGAKDVERVKKLLQSTAELQFWEVYTGQELVQFLVAANQKVSEIIAAETPKEKSEVKKDASADDSIDALLGEAKTENDSISANNKTSLFSFLQPTGQASSVIGYAAVKDTAKVNEYLNNKQVRALLTGEYKYAKFLWDAKATNDVLPLYAIKSNRTDKAPIEGDVISDASQQFDQLGSHPEVSMTMNGNGSKLWAKMTAENKGKFVAVVLDNYVYTAPRVNDAITGGRTSISGNFTIEEATDLANVLKAGKLPAAAHIIQSEVVGPSLGQEAINASLISFALAIVLVLGWMILYYGKAGWFADVALLVNILFIFGILTSFGAVLTLPGIAGIILTIGMSVDANVIIFESIKENLRSGKGITAAIDGGFSIKGALSAIIDANITTLLTGGILYVFGTGPIQGFAFTLIVGILTSLFTAIFITRLLLDAATTKGKTLAFSTPTTKKWFTGIEIEFLQKRKKAYILSAIIILIGLGSLFTNGLNYGVDFVGGRTYTVRFDETVKSNEVAASLKEVFGSAPEVKTYGNNNQLKITTKYLIDEEGAATDTKVETALYNGLKPYLPEGTSMEDFKGGFTGQTIGILSYAKVEPTIADDIKEAAGWAIIGSLLGVFLYILLRFKKWEYSLGAVAAVFHDVLVVLSVFSITYKLMPFDMEIDQAFIAAILTVVGYSLNDTVVIFDKIREFTETHTKWSMNDVVNKGLSSTLGRTINTSITTLVVLIAIFLFGGDSIKGFMFALIIGVVVGTYSSLFIASPIMYDAVNKKSSKK; translated from the coding sequence ATGCAAAACAAAGGACTTATCAGACTATTTGCCATCCTTTTCGGATTAGTGAGTTTGTACTCTTTATCTTTTACTTTTTTCGCAAATAAAGTAGAAAAAGAAGCGCTTACTTACGCAACAGCAAATGCAAAAGAAAACGACGGAAGAGAAATTGCTAAATTAGAAAAGAAATATCTAGACTCTGTAGCTAACATACCTGGAGTATTAGGTTTTGGAGATTTCACTTACAACGACATTAAAGACAAAGAAATTAACTTAGGTCTTGATTTAAAAGGTGGAATTAACGCAACTTTACAAGTTTCTGTTAAAGACATTTTAATTGGATTGTCTAACGACTCTAAAAACCCGATTTTTAACCAAGCTTTAGAAGCAGCTACTGCTGCTCAAAAAAACTCATCAAGTAGTTATTTTGAATTGTTTTACCAAGAGTTTGAAAAAATTGCTGGTGATACTAAATTAAGTGACCCATCTATTTTTGGAACTAAAAACTTAAGAGAAAAAATTACTTTTAACACTACTAATGCTGAGGCTAAAGATATTTTAGCAGGTGAAATTGATGCTTCTATTTCTACAGCATTCCAAGTATTACGTTCTCGTATTGATAAGTTTGGAGTAACTCAACCTAACATCCAAAGAATTGGTACTTCTGGAAGAATTTTAATTGAATTACCTGGAGCTAAAGATGTAGAGCGTGTTAAGAAATTATTACAGTCTACTGCAGAATTACAATTTTGGGAAGTATATACTGGACAAGAATTGGTTCAATTCTTAGTTGCTGCAAACCAAAAAGTATCTGAAATTATAGCTGCTGAAACTCCAAAAGAAAAATCAGAAGTTAAAAAAGATGCATCTGCTGATGACTCTATTGATGCTTTATTAGGAGAAGCAAAAACGGAAAACGATTCAATTTCTGCTAACAACAAAACAAGTTTATTTAGCTTTTTACAACCAACTGGTCAAGCTTCATCTGTAATTGGATACGCTGCTGTTAAAGATACTGCTAAAGTAAACGAGTACTTAAATAACAAACAAGTTAGAGCTTTATTAACTGGTGAATATAAGTATGCTAAGTTCTTATGGGATGCAAAAGCTACTAATGATGTTTTACCATTATACGCTATTAAATCTAACAGAACAGATAAAGCACCTATTGAAGGAGATGTTATTTCTGATGCTAGTCAACAATTTGATCAATTAGGTTCTCACCCTGAAGTTAGCATGACTATGAACGGAAATGGATCTAAATTATGGGCTAAAATGACTGCAGAAAACAAAGGTAAATTTGTAGCTGTAGTATTAGATAACTACGTGTACACTGCACCAAGAGTTAACGATGCTATTACAGGAGGTAGAACATCTATTTCTGGAAACTTTACTATTGAAGAAGCTACAGATTTAGCAAACGTTTTAAAAGCTGGTAAATTACCTGCTGCTGCTCACATTATTCAATCAGAAGTTGTAGGGCCATCATTAGGACAAGAGGCTATTAATGCATCATTAATCTCATTCGCACTTGCTATTGTATTGGTGTTAGGATGGATGATTTTATATTATGGAAAAGCAGGATGGTTTGCTGATGTTGCTTTGTTAGTAAACATTTTATTCATCTTTGGAATTTTAACTTCTTTTGGAGCGGTGTTAACATTACCTGGTATTGCCGGGATTATTTTAACCATTGGTATGTCTGTAGATGCTAACGTAATTATTTTCGAAAGCATTAAAGAAAACTTAAGATCTGGTAAAGGAATTACTGCGGCTATTGATGGAGGATTTAGTATTAAAGGAGCATTGTCTGCTATTATTGATGCTAACATTACTACACTTTTAACTGGTGGTATTTTATATGTATTTGGAACAGGACCTATTCAAGGATTTGCTTTTACTTTAATCGTAGGTATTTTAACCTCTTTATTTACAGCAATTTTTATTACTAGATTGTTATTAGATGCTGCTACAACTAAAGGAAAAACTTTAGCTTTTAGCACTCCAACTACTAAAAAATGGTTTACAGGAATTGAAATTGAGTTTTTACAAAAACGTAAAAAAGCATATATCTTATCTGCAATCATCATACTTATTGGTCTTGGTTCTTTATTTACGAACGGATTAAACTACGGAGTTGATTTTGTTGGAGGTAGAACTTACACTGTTCGTTTTGACGAAACAGTAAAATCTAATGAAGTAGCTGCTTCTTTAAAAGAAGTATTTGGATCTGCTCCAGAAGTAAAAACATACGGAAACAACAATCAATTAAAAATAACTACTAAGTATTTAATTGATGAAGAAGGTGCTGCTACCGATACAAAAGTTGAAACAGCTTTATATAACGGTTTAAAACCTTACTTACCTGAAGGAACTTCTATGGAGGACTTTAAAGGTGGGTTTACAGGACAAACTATTGGTATTTTATCTTATGCTAAGGTAGAACCAACCATTGCTGATGATATTAAAGAAGCTGCCGGATGGGCTATTATTGGATCCTTATTAGGAGTATTCTTATACATCTTATTAAGATTTAAAAAGTGGGAATACTCATTAGGAGCTGTTGCAGCAGTTTTCCATGATGTATTGGTTGTATTATCAGTATTCTCTATTACCTATAAGTTAATGCCATTTGATATGGAAATTGACCAAGCGTTTATTGCTGCTATCTTAACGGTAGTTGGATATTCATTAAACGATACGGTGGTAATTTTTGATAAAATTAGAGAGTTTACAGAAACTCATACCAAGTGGTCTATGAACGATGTTGTAAACAAAGGATTAAGTTCTACTTTAGGACGTACCATCAACACTTCTATCACTACATTAGTTGTATTAATTGCCATCTTCTTATTTGGAGGAGATAGTATTAAAGGATTTATGTTTGCTTTAATTATTGGAGTTGTAGTAGGTACTTACTCTTCATTATTTATCGCATCACCAATTATGTATGATGCAGTAAACAAAAAATCTTCAAAAAAATAA
- the obgE gene encoding GTPase ObgE, which produces MTDGNFIDYIKIYAASGKGGQGSMHLHREKFIEKGGPDGGDGGRGGHVILRGNKDMWTLHHLRFLKHSRAGHGGAGGASRSTGADGEDKYLEVPLGTIVRNADTQEIMFEITTHGEEVILCEGGKGGLGNWHFKSATNQTPRYAQPGMPIVDGWFQIELKILADVGLVGFPNAGKSTLLSVVTAAKPKIADYAFTTLKPNVGIVGYRNYQSFVMADIPGIIEGANEGKGLGHYFLRHIERNSTLLFMIPADSDDIRTDYKILLNELELHNPELLHKDRLLAITKSDMLDEELKAEMEQELPEGVKTLFISSIANIGITELKDELWKMLNKEA; this is translated from the coding sequence ATGACTGACGGGAATTTTATAGATTATATTAAAATATACGCTGCTTCTGGAAAAGGAGGACAAGGATCAATGCACTTACACAGAGAAAAGTTTATTGAAAAAGGTGGTCCTGATGGAGGTGATGGTGGACGTGGTGGACACGTTATTTTACGTGGAAACAAAGACATGTGGACACTACACCATTTGCGATTTTTAAAACACAGTAGAGCTGGTCATGGAGGTGCTGGAGGAGCAAGTAGAAGTACTGGTGCAGACGGTGAAGACAAATATTTAGAAGTGCCATTAGGTACTATTGTTCGTAATGCAGACACGCAAGAAATTATGTTTGAAATTACCACTCATGGTGAAGAAGTAATTTTGTGCGAAGGTGGTAAAGGAGGTTTAGGAAACTGGCACTTTAAAAGCGCGACCAATCAAACTCCAAGATATGCACAACCCGGTATGCCTATTGTTGATGGTTGGTTTCAAATAGAATTAAAAATATTAGCCGATGTTGGTTTGGTAGGGTTTCCAAACGCAGGTAAATCAACTTTACTTTCGGTAGTAACTGCTGCAAAACCAAAAATTGCAGATTATGCTTTTACAACTTTAAAACCTAATGTTGGAATTGTTGGATATAGAAATTACCAAAGTTTTGTAATGGCTGATATTCCTGGTATTATTGAAGGTGCCAACGAAGGAAAAGGTTTAGGTCATTATTTTTTACGTCATATTGAACGTAATTCTACTTTGTTATTTATGATTCCTGCTGATTCTGATGACATTAGAACAGATTATAAAATTCTTTTAAACGAATTAGAACTACACAATCCAGAATTACTTCATAAAGACCGATTACTAGCAATAACTAAGTCAGACATGCTAGATGAGGAATTAAAAGCAGAAATGGAACAGGAGCTTCCTGAAGGTGTTAAAACACTTTTTATTTCATCAATAGCAAACATTGGTATTACAGAATTAAAAGATGAACTTTGGAAAATGTTAAATAAAGAAGCATAA
- a CDS encoding efflux RND transporter periplasmic adaptor subunit gives MKRVLMLASLCVLLFSTSCKKKKEKEEAETEFLVTNPIKKDTAIVENYVCQVHSIQHIELRAQERGYLENIFVDEGQFVKKGQPLFQIMPKLYEAELASAKAEVKFAEIEYQNTKKLADQNVVAPNELAMAEAKLTKAKAELALAQVHLDFTLIKAPFDGIIDRFHVRTGSLVDEGELLTSLSDNSKMWVYYNVPEAEYLEFKTQIKKDNPIKVSLLMPNNKVFAHTGVVETIEADFNNETGNISFRATFPNPEGLLRHGETGNILSTISLEDVLLIPQKATFEVLDKKYVYVLDKDNVIKSREITIGEEMPHLYAVVGGLSTNDKILIEGLRLVRENQEIHTKYVKPDAILAHLNLYAE, from the coding sequence ATGAAGAGAGTTCTTATGCTCGCTAGTTTGTGTGTACTATTATTTAGCACAAGCTGCAAAAAGAAAAAGGAAAAGGAAGAGGCAGAAACAGAGTTTTTGGTAACGAATCCTATAAAAAAGGATACAGCAATCGTAGAAAACTATGTATGTCAAGTTCACTCAATACAACATATTGAGTTAAGAGCCCAAGAAAGAGGTTATTTAGAAAACATTTTTGTAGATGAAGGTCAGTTTGTAAAAAAGGGACAACCATTATTTCAAATCATGCCAAAATTATACGAAGCTGAATTGGCTAGTGCAAAAGCAGAAGTAAAATTTGCTGAAATTGAATATCAAAACACAAAAAAACTTGCTGATCAGAATGTAGTGGCTCCTAACGAGTTAGCAATGGCTGAAGCTAAATTAACCAAAGCAAAAGCAGAATTAGCATTGGCTCAAGTGCATTTAGATTTTACATTAATTAAAGCTCCTTTTGATGGAATAATAGATCGTTTCCATGTAAGAACAGGAAGTTTGGTAGATGAAGGGGAGCTACTTACAAGCCTTTCTGATAATAGTAAAATGTGGGTGTATTACAACGTTCCAGAAGCAGAGTATCTAGAATTTAAAACTCAAATTAAAAAAGACAATCCAATAAAAGTAAGTCTTTTGATGCCTAATAATAAAGTGTTTGCCCATACGGGAGTTGTGGAAACCATTGAGGCCGATTTTAACAATGAAACAGGAAATATTTCTTTTAGAGCAACTTTTCCTAATCCAGAAGGATTGTTAAGACACGGTGAAACTGGTAATATTTTATCAACTATTTCTTTAGAAGATGTTTTGTTAATCCCTCAAAAAGCAACTTTTGAGGTTTTAGATAAAAAGTATGTCTATGTATTAGATAAAGACAATGTAATCAAGTCAAGAGAAATTACTATTGGAGAAGAAATGCCACATTTATATGCTGTGGTTGGTGGATTATCTACAAATGATAAAATTCTTATCGAAGGCTTACGATTAGTTAGAGAAAATCAAGAAATACACACCAAATACGTAAAACCAGATGCTATACTCGCACATTTAAATTTATATGCAGAGTAG
- a CDS encoding adenylate kinase translates to MKNIVLFGPPGAGKGTQAEVLKDKYNLVHISTGDVFRFNMKNDTELGVLAKSYIEKGQLVPDEVTINMLEAEVEKNPQANGFIFDGFPRTESQAEALDAFLSKKNAGINGMIALEVNEEELKSRLTERAKTSGRADDADPVVIQKRIDTYNAETAPVKDYYEKQNKYYGINGVGSIEGITGLISNVVDSL, encoded by the coding sequence ATGAAAAACATTGTTTTATTTGGCCCTCCGGGAGCAGGAAAAGGAACTCAAGCAGAAGTTTTAAAAGATAAATACAATTTGGTTCACATTTCTACAGGAGATGTTTTCCGTTTTAACATGAAAAATGATACTGAATTAGGAGTATTAGCTAAGTCTTATATTGAAAAAGGACAATTGGTTCCTGATGAAGTAACCATCAACATGTTAGAGGCTGAAGTTGAAAAAAATCCACAAGCAAACGGATTTATTTTTGATGGTTTTCCTAGAACAGAATCTCAAGCAGAGGCATTAGATGCTTTCTTATCTAAGAAAAATGCTGGAATAAATGGAATGATTGCTTTAGAGGTAAACGAAGAAGAATTAAAATCTCGTTTAACCGAAAGAGCAAAAACTAGTGGTCGTGCTGATGATGCTGACCCTGTTGTGATTCAAAAAAGAATTGACACTTACAACGCTGAAACAGCTCCTGTAAAAGACTATTACGAAAAACAAAACAAATATTACGGAATCAACGGTGTTGGTTCTATTGAAGGAATTACTGGGTTAATCTCTAACGTAGTAGATTCTTTATAA